The Bacteroidota bacterium genome contains a region encoding:
- a CDS encoding T9SS type A sorting domain-containing protein gives MRGLAVVCLLLLPFLGKTQPVLVLAGGGTEGSVGSKSAWSYPLYSELIRNGDRTGDGIIRVAVLTASTPSSASDTAWMPSYFRWIGETLGSTVQSFALVVPTRQAAGDPSLTGRMVHCDAVFIRGGDQGVYYDQWNGTALEDSIRAVFLRQGAIGGTSAGAMSLAEFCLSGGKDLISLDVLQDARTSYLEDASEGPGSSGIHSDFLSLLPGFFVDTHFTERGRLGRTIGVLAKAMEDAGRSDLRAIGLEQKTGVVIRQDTLHVYGTGEVSLISPTPDTQIRRTAKRPLWAANLRLDRLTHGWKYVISSGSPVTLPLPDGMTDLPVFPGGQPAPGPLQIDGSQAGHQSLFAWSGAIYPANYSLMAGSSPGLWPGSAGFTDASASSSRADKQETLFRVLYDKPAALGVLAFRGSRLEIRTGQPDRLMVTAEPGYTTAAAIFIDLSSATQSGLSPFPSNWATSGGSLKTTAFINARLHVLADSDKPDRGVWFDLIAQKPEGGILTTVTDDTYPSSFEMGHPYPNPANPVTRVPFRSSKQVTLTLTDLLGRQVQQWKQPPGSADLLLDLSGFATGVYLLHATDHQAETVTRRVILLR, from the coding sequence ATGAGAGGGTTGGCGGTCGTTTGTTTATTGCTGCTGCCCTTTCTGGGGAAAACCCAGCCGGTATTGGTTCTGGCCGGCGGCGGGACCGAAGGTTCTGTCGGATCCAAATCGGCCTGGTCCTATCCGCTCTACAGTGAACTGATCCGGAATGGTGACCGGACTGGAGATGGCATCATCCGTGTAGCGGTTCTGACAGCTTCCACTCCTTCTTCGGCCTCCGATACGGCCTGGATGCCCTCCTATTTCAGGTGGATCGGAGAAACCCTCGGCTCAACGGTTCAGTCTTTTGCGCTGGTCGTTCCAACCCGTCAGGCAGCCGGTGATCCGTCCCTGACCGGCCGGATGGTCCATTGTGATGCGGTCTTTATCCGCGGCGGTGATCAGGGCGTTTATTATGATCAATGGAACGGTACCGCTCTGGAGGACAGCATCCGTGCGGTGTTCCTGCGTCAGGGAGCCATTGGCGGAACCAGCGCCGGGGCCATGAGTCTGGCAGAATTTTGTCTCTCGGGCGGAAAGGATCTTATTTCTCTGGATGTGTTGCAGGATGCCCGGACCTCCTATCTGGAAGATGCCTCTGAAGGACCCGGATCCTCGGGGATTCATTCCGACTTTTTATCCCTGCTGCCCGGGTTCTTTGTTGATACGCATTTCACCGAAAGGGGACGGCTGGGAAGAACGATCGGTGTGCTGGCAAAGGCCATGGAGGATGCCGGCCGGTCCGACCTGAGAGCCATCGGACTGGAACAGAAAACCGGCGTGGTGATCAGACAGGATACGCTTCACGTTTACGGAACCGGTGAAGTCAGTCTCATCAGTCCGACCCCCGATACTCAGATAAGGCGGACAGCCAAACGACCGCTTTGGGCAGCCAATCTTCGTCTGGACCGGCTCACGCATGGCTGGAAATATGTGATTTCCTCCGGTTCACCGGTCACTCTTCCGCTTCCTGACGGGATGACTGATCTGCCGGTCTTTCCGGGAGGGCAGCCAGCCCCGGGACCGCTTCAGATCGATGGCAGTCAGGCGGGTCATCAATCCCTTTTTGCGTGGTCAGGTGCCATTTATCCGGCCAATTATTCGCTGATGGCGGGTTCCTCTCCCGGTCTGTGGCCCGGTTCTGCCGGATTCACAGATGCCTCTGCTTCCTCTTCCCGTGCCGATAAACAGGAAACCCTCTTCAGGGTCCTGTATGACAAACCGGCTGCGTTGGGTGTGCTGGCGTTCAGGGGCAGTCGTTTGGAAATCCGCACCGGTCAGCCAGACCGTCTGATGGTGACAGCAGAACCGGGTTATACCACCGCCGCCGCCATCTTCATTGATTTGTCTTCCGCCACTCAGTCGGGACTGTCGCCCTTTCCCAGCAACTGGGCGACCTCGGGCGGATCCCTGAAGACAACCGCGTTCATCAACGCCCGGCTTCATGTCCTTGCTGACAGCGACAAGCCGGACCGTGGTGTCTGGTTTGATCTGATTGCTCAGAAACCGGAAGGTGGCATTCTCACCACAGTGACTGATGATACATACCCCTCGTCCTTCGAAATGGGCCATCCGTATCCCAATCCCGCCAATCCGGTTACCCGGGTGCCTTTCCGTTCCTCAAAACAGGTTACCCTTACCCTGACCGATCTGCTCGGACGTCAGGTGCAGCAGTGGAAACAACCGCCGGGGTCCGCCGATCTGCTGCTCGATCTCTCCGGATTTGCCACGGGTGTTTATCTCCTGCATGCCACGGACCATCAGGCAGAAACCGTTACGCGGCGGGTAATCCTGCTCCGGTGA
- a CDS encoding PorV/PorQ family protein: MKTSWIAGLLIAGSLPLMAQNPNLGTAGATFLKLPTSAREAGLGQAAVSLMNGAEAVFVNPAGLASVKSVSVFAGYTPLWADVHVSHWAAAWNLGDWGVVGLSAIQLGMDDMEITTEFEQSGTGRYFGASDLMTGLSWARDWTDRFSVGGTVKLIHQKIWNESATAVAVDLGTVYHVGFRNMVIAMSMRHFGSDLKLEGSDLGKSGRPDPAGYPGSRQVDDYSTNGYPLPLFFQVGTSLRAWEMPGHLTVDVAAEVSHANDNDEMIYTGTEIGLHDFVTFRGGYVFNDPDRSWSLGGGLKFTYFGFGFRMDYAWSDHEYLEPVNRMGIGLDF, from the coding sequence ATGAAAACGAGTTGGATTGCAGGGTTACTGATCGCAGGATCGCTGCCGCTGATGGCACAGAATCCCAATCTGGGAACGGCCGGCGCCACGTTTCTGAAACTTCCCACCTCGGCCCGCGAGGCCGGTCTGGGGCAGGCCGCGGTATCGTTGATGAACGGTGCCGAAGCGGTTTTTGTCAATCCGGCCGGGCTGGCTTCGGTGAAGTCGGTGTCGGTCTTTGCCGGTTACACGCCGCTCTGGGCCGATGTCCACGTCAGTCACTGGGCAGCCGCCTGGAATCTTGGCGACTGGGGAGTCGTGGGCCTTTCGGCTATTCAGCTGGGCATGGATGACATGGAAATCACCACCGAGTTTGAACAATCGGGTACCGGACGGTACTTCGGGGCCTCCGATCTGATGACCGGCCTGTCATGGGCGCGCGATTGGACGGATCGTTTCTCTGTCGGGGGAACGGTTAAGCTGATCCACCAGAAAATCTGGAATGAATCGGCCACAGCCGTGGCGGTCGATCTGGGCACGGTGTATCACGTCGGATTCCGCAACATGGTCATTGCCATGAGCATGCGTCATTTCGGGTCGGATCTGAAACTGGAAGGGTCCGATCTCGGCAAATCGGGTCGTCCCGATCCGGCCGGATACCCGGGTTCGCGTCAGGTCGATGATTATTCAACCAACGGGTACCCCCTGCCGCTGTTCTTCCAGGTTGGAACCAGTCTGCGGGCGTGGGAAATGCCCGGTCATCTCACCGTGGATGTGGCCGCTGAAGTCAGTCATGCCAATGACAATGACGAAATGATCTACACGGGAACCGAAATCGGTCTTCATGATTTTGTCACGTTCAGGGGCGGATATGTGTTTAACGACCCCGATCGTTCCTGGTCGCTGGGCGGCGGATTGAAGTTCACGTACTTCGGCTTCGGATTCCGGATGGATTACGCCTGGTCCGATCATGAATATCTGGAACCGGTCAACCGCATGGGAATTGGTCTCGATTTCTGA